AGGAACTAAAGTCTACTACTCTAAAGAAAAGTTTTGTCCGTGCAAATGCACAGCCATCTAAAACTACTAATGAGGTTTGTTTTTTGCCATCTTCCTGTAGTAGTTCTGATTGTTGATTTCAGTTTTGGTGCCATATATATCAGCATGTCAATTTTTTCCATTGTGAGATTCTACAGAACAATTTCCTATATGTCCTGTTGGCTACTTAAACAACGTACTAATGCGCCACCTTGTTTCCATTGCCTGGGGATTGCAGGGATCATCATCGTCAAATGTGGAAATGGAAGTGGAGGATGAGGAGTTGACACCAATTGATGTTGATGTAAACTTAGTGAAGAGCCTCCTTGATTCTTTCTCTTCTCAACAAGGCCTTCCCGGGCCTGCTTCCAACTTGCTTGGTCTCATGGGTTTACAACTCCCTCAACCTGAAGATGATGCTACTACTCATGCTGCAAGCAAGAAGGATGATAAATGAACCCTCTACTTCTTATACTTGAGCCGAAGCTCAGGACAAAACTAACTAGTGTATGTAGAATCAAAACTGTGGCAAGCTAGTCGTCGGTTTTCAACTACCATTTAGCTTGTGTTGGTGTACTGTCATAACTTCGTTTTGAGTTTTCACTCTGTGCAATTATATCAAAGTAGTTATGTTTTAGAGAACATGGTCTTTAGAGTGGTAAAGCATGTCCAGTGGTGTTCTCTCAACCTCTTTTACTGTTGTCAGTTCTGCTTTGCTTTTGGATTATAAAGGCCAAGTCTGGATTAACTCTAGGGGCCATGAAAACGTTTATAATTTTCTCATGAACCAATCACCAactaacaatatttatttcccatgaaggattttttttttttaatgaaaattagCCTCTCATGCGTCGGCAGTAACCCTGACATGTGTGTAACTTGACTCGAGGAATGCTGGCTGGTATAGTCGGTGACTCAGGTCATTTGGTTTCCTTCATCCGATTTGTAAGTCTAGTATAAAATTTGCTCTCACGGAGAGGATGAAAACATCTAATATCCCGTAATTTGGAAATGATTGGATTTCTTTGTGCAATTATTGGCGTAAAAGTCTATTTAATTTCCAAAACTAGAAAACACAAAACTCAATTTGGATCTCAAACATGAGCTACCCCCTACGGACCACAAGTTAATAAAGCCGATTTAAAACCTGACTGACTTACGGTTGGTATACGGCAAGGTTTGAAAACGGGTCACGGCCCAAGTCacaggtactaggcgtgaccgttataacgtgttttgacgggtgtgagcacgttttgggtcaaaaacgcgttatataggaataaaacgcgtttttttgacgttttttttttaaataacgggtgtgataacggttaaataagaaaaataaataatttgtgatctgaatttgctatgtaacggtaattacagctgtgaaaacggttacaacgggtctaaataacgttgttactacttttgttcattttttttggtttaatttatttatttgattttttatttatttgtttatgggtttttaacatacaaatttatggatatctagtaaaattcacaaccctaagtctatgacttataacaatgcattgtagttatcgtctaccgacaatatttatacacgcatactatcactatccacttgatatgttcaagttgtcactcgaatagttcaatgcattccccaatatttcagtaatgcatattcggattcaaaagcagtcaaaactttgttgtcaaataatactcctaggctcttagctacttgctacaagactaaccaacaaggaatgcaacaggaagagaatcagagactagctagagaaaaagagagtgagagagggaagtcagggagtcgatttatctttttcttttgcatttggaggtgtgtacagtatatgctacatgtggtatgtactttagagttcagactcaaaagttaaagaaataaaacaaaaaaaaaaagtaaaaagagtagttggtttcatgatcaaagacatagctagcctgtgcttatatacgcatgcaacgagattccaaatgtttcaagaatatttcgatttgctagctattatgtcttcttgcccaaaggaatgctttaaaaggacaagaagagaattgaaatgaaatcaatacctctggttctctggttctctgcttcttgctcaaaggaatgctttacattttgaatttctcaaatacaagtttaagaggtaatattaattattttttgtagatttttcattcaattagagatataatttattaatacgttattaatttatttattatcgtttttttctttcatgatgttagagtagtgaatatagatgtttgagaaatatcgatgtttttttctttcatgatgtttgagaaatatttaagaaatattAAGTGAATAAATGTTTCATTCTATTAACGTATATTTACTtaataaatgtttcatttttatctaagaaatgttttaagaaatatagattttttgttcatttcattatcatttatttaagaaatgttttaataaatgttaatattcataattaaatagtccttcaacttgaatcagttggcacgtaaaaaatcattgtttctttataaaaaaaatggcatgatgaattgatgtaTGGTATGTTTGTATTCCTGTTCTCAATCATTAAAAAATGAGAGGCTACACGATCCTTAATTTCAACTTTTAATATTCAAGTTGAGTAAATGACTAATGCAACTTGTGATTTCTAATTATAATGCTACTTTAACcatttttatattgatggaatatgtccacttaacttgtatttatatatgtcacttattgctatgtgaaatttcctacttacagaatataatgaaaggatcaacatctgcaaaacgagatgtttttcatgcatattgtactgtaatgagtgatggtaaaaagttgaagtgtaatttttgtgaaaaagaagtgtctgcgggaatttcgcgtttcaaaatgcatttggcacaacaaagaggtacaattactccctgcatgcatgtgccacttgagattaaaaatttagcaaaagtatgggtgcaagacagaaacaaagcaaaacggcaacgagtaccagaaactgaatatgaagatacagaaattcaagatatgtatgaaaacgaaccgtggaaccctgtgcatgatatagatgaagaagaacaagcgccggtaacacaaaagaaaatgggcgggttatcgaagttgaagaacctttttggacgaaaaagtaagaatactaatgccggagaaggtacatcacagcgtccacaggcctctatggacatacctagttcttcaatgcgtacaccacaccaagcacctaggatgtctgtagatatgggaggacaatataatactaatagggattctcaacctagcatggcgaattttgggagaagtaaaacatgccgggaaaaagttgattcttctgttggacgttttttctatgctaatgatattcccttcaatgtggccaactcaactcagtaccacaaggcattcaatgcagttgcaaatttcggaaaatcatacagagctccgtcttcctataagttgtcgaacccattattaaggcaggaaaaacaaaggattcagaaggatgtggtgtcggtccaacgaaattattggagagagtatgggtgtacactcatgtcagatggttggaaaaacaaaaataaccatacgattgtaaacttcttagtttacagtggccatgggacaacatttttgaaaagcgttgacatcgagcataatcggttgacagcagagtatttgatgagtttgttcagaccggttatagaagatattggtccgacaaatattgttcatatagtaactgatcaaggatcccaattcaaagccgcaggtaactattacaacttaatttaattacagttgtttatttttatatattattaattcatttctcattttgttttaataggtatgagattgaccatagagtatggtacatttttttgggtaccttgtgaagctcatgtgttggatttaatgttggaagatactgaaaagttcccctttgttaaaggtgtgatttcagaagctagaaaaatcagtaaatttatttataatcatggttgggttcttgctagattcagacaacattctgggggacgcaatctattgcgccctggcttaacaaggtttgcgacaaattttatcgcaatcaaaagtatcattgatcaacgtaatgcaattgagagtctttttgtagaccaagaatttgtgaactcgccagaaggaaaaactcgtacggctaaagatgtgaaaaacattattttgaatgagatgttttggcacacatgccaaaatgcatgcatgatggttggtcctttgttgaaaatgatccgtttcttggattcatataaacctaccatgggttatttgtttcatgcacttgctacatgtgtggaaattatagaaaggggtttgggtaaaactcgaaataattctattgtaggtgtgattaaccgacgatggaaatatcagttgagttctcctcttcatgctgcagcgcattttctgaatccatattatatctacaacccagcagccaatctcatcaacaatgaaatttctcagccccaaatttgtctcagtgaagttatatcaaaaatgattagtagccctcaagaacaagcgacatgcatgctagaggtgtgaatttttattaacaattaatttcgtaattatatgaatttatattcacagtttttgatatttttaggcgggaagaatgcaaatgatgcaaggccaatttgcatcaccatcagcaagattggctgctctgcaaggtgatcctgtaagctggtggttgtcatacggtgctcagtttccatcactccagaggatggcggtaaagatactaagccagacaaacacatcgtctggatccgagaggaattggagtgtgtttgaaagaattcacaccaaactacgcaaccgtttagtttcgtcaagaataaatgatttggtatatgttcagtacaatttaagattggagcagcaaagagttcaagttaaagcaaagcgacataacatcgatgtccacgatgttcatagcctgctgacagatgaaaatatgcttgattggatagcaggggatgatgaaacaccagttttacctcaggaagaacattggttaaataaattggaaaaggaagcagctaataatccagagcctctccctcccccatacgaatggcatgatccagaagttgaaatctcatatcaaaggttgccagtgagtaactttgtttatgactttggtaacctaacatttggagacaatacacaaggtcatgaaaatgaaaatcccatatacaattctcattacactgaagatcgtccagaagaagatacccgaggaattaatgaagagtataattccaatattaatatcaataatgaagtagataatcgtaatgataatgaggaagaagactatggttatgaagatgacgatactgttaactacgacaaccaaatgcattacgcgaaccaatatgaggcggaggaagaggaggaggaatcaactgagaatcgtcgagaaaacagaaaatacttgaataagtcgaaaaaaaatgccggtacaagttggtttgtctaagtttaaaatttcaagcactactgtcactaggttacttattgtaagtttataaaatttgaagtgtttaatgattatttatgaaattttagttgtaagtttgaaattaaaaattgtataagaatttctccaactcaaaatttttttccttaaaaacgggtATAATcggtatgaaaacggaaaatacggtgtaaaaaacgtgtgttaaaatgttatttagaagaaaaaaaatgaaatattaattttagaaaaacgataatcacaggtgtgaaaaccgttataacgggtctaaataacaccattttttcctatttatcggtgttatttaggtaagcgtgttggtgagcctcacgggcacggtatatgggcgtgagcgttataacggacgttttttcagaaaaaacggccgtttttcaaaccttggtatACGGTACTAGTAGTACCATAATAAGATGGAAATCTAGATTGCCACGATGCATTTCTGGGACTTTGGAATATTATCAATTCAATAGACCTGACTTGCTGAGAGTCTTCATGACATCACCCACCCTTTTTCTGATTTTTCCGGGACTCTCACCAAAATCTGTTTATCTCTCTATCTCTCCTTCATCACTTCTCACGCAGTGTGAAAAAAATTCTTCTGGGATTTTTAATAAAtaattcttagggtttttaatggaaaattagggtttttagtatttttattatgGTCGATTTGATCATAGAAGAGAGAGTTTAATGATCTCTTCTTGATCAAAAGATAGAGATATAGATATAGTAGATTAGATAGGTATATACAGAGAAGAGAATTGTCGATCCaactgaagaggaggaagaagactgGTGTACTTCATTTCTTATTGTGGCGATTAAATTTTATCTCTATTCAGGTGAATTTTCAGTATTTCCTTAAATTGAATTTTCTTATTGAATTGTTCATggattttagtttaattttttaaatttgaatTGAAGgtatttagtttttaattttaaataGGTTCTTCTGTATTTGTTAAGCTTTATACTGATTCCTGGAATTGTGATGAGATCCCAAATGAAACTGGAAGTCTGTAAGTAGCATTTCACTGCATTTTTCGGCAGAATAAGAACATTTAGTACTGCGAATTGTTCTAAGAGATCCAAGGAGATTTTTAAATTTCTCATGTTATACGACACTATGGTTTTATTGTATTGATAGTCTGGTCAATGAAGAAAATTAGAGAAAGGACTTTTTCAGCACACATAGTTTTCTTGGTGTTGTCTCGGAAGAAGGTAAAGAAGCTTTTGTGATAAAGATAGCTAAGGAAAGAACATTCAACAAAACCTCAGTATGGTCTAGGTTCAAAAGTATTAGTTTCTCAAAATTCACTGGAGTTATACATACCTTTTTTTGGTCTTTTATTTTTCTCACTTCCTGCGTTTTGGGTACTTAATAGCTTATATGTTGCAGTAAGGATTCTGTGATTTACTAATGGGAAATTATATAGGGCTCCTATTAGGAGCTCACTTCTTCACTTTTGGTGGCTAATCACTGCTATTCTTAAAGACTAGTTAAGGGTTTTGTTCGGAAATTAAGTTACTGTTTGCGGAGTTGCTTAAATTGAAGTAATTTAATACTTCTCTGTATGAGTTTGGATCGTTTAGTCCATCTAAATCAGTAAGGTTTTGCACATATCGTCTAGTCCAGTGTGTTCTGGAATCTTTTCTAGATACCACAACAAGTTCAACTCTACTCGCGAAAGGTTATGTGTTCAATATGATATATCATGCTTGATGTTTTGGTCTATGAAAGATGAACTTCTAATGCACTCAAACAACTAAGAATTCCTTTCATTATGCTGTAGGTTATACTGGAAGAATGGTGTTACAAGGTTATATTGTAGCATGTCAAAGTCTCTGCTTCTTTAATTCACAAAGATAGTCTTTTCCATCCGCTGACATCTCCTTGTTGGAAAAGAGCCATCTTAGAAAATGCCTTCTCTTCAGTTATTGAAGTTAACTGAGCATGGTCGGAATCTTTTGGCTTCAAGAAGGTATCACTAGTTTTGATGTTCTTGTTTTTGTATCCACGACAAAATAAGTGCTCATCGATGAATCTTAAACTTATCACATGTTTTATGTTTTAGTTATGAGGAATATTTACTCAGAAAATTGATACATCCCCGAAATTGATGTGTAAAATATCTTCATAGCCTATTTGATAAACGGTTTCTGTTTCAAGTCCATGCTGCTGAGATTAAAATGTACACCATATCATCCTAGTAACAACATCAAAACATTTATCTGAACTGTGAAATATCCTGTCAACGTAAGATCAGATCTATCTACAGAGTTTGTGCACTTTAGGATGGTCTAAACTTCAATAGATCATACGTTTGATACCCTTTCATGGATAGTATATTGCTTATCCTTAACTACCTGTTTGTTGCTCTTGAATCAGGAAAATCCTGGCTATAGCTACGAGTGTATTAGTTGTTGGTGGAACAACTGCGTACATGCAATCACGAAGTCGTGTTAGATGCAGTGAGGATGATTCATTTGGTCGTACCACCAAAACGGTTGTTGATAAGAAAAGATCAAATGAAGTTGATCAGAATGGTAAAGTTGTTAAAAAAACAGTAAAAAAAGGGAGATTGAGATCTCTCAAAGTACTAGCAGCTATCCTACTGTCTCATATGGGCAAATTGGGTGCGAAGGATCTTCTTACTCTAGTTGCTATTGTGGTAAGCTAAGTGACTGCGTACTCGGAACTTATCATTTAATCTATTTCCTAGTATCCACTATATCAAAATCTCTATCTACTTTAATGTTTGCGCATATTCAAGAGTATTTTGTAACTTGTACTCTTTAAGGAGAATCTGGCAAATACTTTATGCATGTGTTACATTGGCTTATTAGTTATTACACTTCCTTCGCTGACTCCTTCACGAAAGAGGATTGAATTCCGCATGTTTGGTTAAGCACAAAGGCCCTTTCTTTCTTAGTCAAGTAAATAAAATTCTGTGAGATTCTTAAATACATCATTATCAAGGATTATCACCTCAATTGCACAGATTGTTTCTGTCAGTTGATTATCGTAAGAGTATAAATATTGATAAGTGCAAATAGTGCATGAATAATACATCAGTGGAAATGTCTTCGTCATCATCGGATAGATACAATTTATACCAAGTaagtaatttttttctaaatCCAGTGGGTCAGGTTGTGTTTAGGTTCATCGATGTAATTCCATACAGACTACTATGAAATTTGGTTTAGTGCAATTTTAAGAGGTCATTTGAAtcgttaaaaaagaaaagaaaaagagtttatgaatttatacGTGGAGACCATGAAATGTTCCTTTCTAGGTAATTCTTCACATGTTGGGTAAGATGTTACTCATGTGCTGGTATCATTCTAGGTAACAAATTCTGCTCGACCGTGTTTGTTAGGGCACCACAAAACCGTTGATGTGCGTCATATTGCTTTATACTCAAAtagtctttttttattttattttaatctttAAACTGATCTCATGCTTTTGCAGGCCTTGCGAACAACTTTGAGCAATAGACTTGCGAAAGTGCAAGGGTTCCTATTTCGTGCCGCATTTCTTCGACGTATACCGGCATTTTTGCGTCTGATTCTTGAAAACCTTCTGTTGTGTTTTCTTCAATCAACCTTGCTTTCAACTTCAAAATACATAACAGGAAGCCTAAGTCTGAGGTTCAGAAAAATATTGACTGAAATTACTCATGCACATTATTTTGAGGTACTGGATGCACATTAtgttttccttgcttgccttcaCCTGTTATCAGTTATACACTTCTTGTTATCAGATGGTTTGTCCTTGCCTGAAGAATGAGGGGCTTATGTTTTTGGTTGTCGAAGTGAACTCAAGTTGTATCTGTAGAACAGCTATGAGATTGCAACCATATATGATGTGTAGCATCATAGAGGGGTTATGATATCAGATATTCATATATGCTTCTCAATGATTTATATTGCTTACACCAACATTGCTTTGGTTTCAGAATATGGCATACTACAAAATATCTCATGTTGATGGACGGATAACAAACCCTGAACAAAGAATAGCTAGCGACATACCTAGGTTCTGTTCAGAATTAAGTGACCTTGTACATGAAGATCTTATAGCAGTCACTGATGGTCTTCTTTATAGTTGGCGTCTTTGTTCTTACGCAAGTCCCAAATACATTCTCTGGATATTGGTAATTCTTCTCCCCTGGATTTCTTAATCTTTACTACATTTCTGTGAAGTTTCTCTGGCTGTGGTCATCCTTTCCAATTACTCCTTTTTCCGTCTTTTTTATCATTCTTAGATGGAATATGGAATTTTTTGTCAGGTGACATTCTTTGTCACTTTCTCAGGCTTATGTAACAGGGGTAGGTGGGTTGATTGTAAATATCTCTCCTTCATTTGGGAAATTGATGTCCAAAGAGCAACAATTGGAAGGGGACTATCGACAGCTCCATTCACGGTTAAGGACCCATGCAGAAAGTATTGCATTTTATGGAGGAGAAAACAGAGAAGAATCACATATTCAGCAGAAGTTCAAAAATCTTGTCAAGCACATGAAACTTGTTCTTCATGATCATTGGTGGTTTGGAATGATTCAAGATTTCCTGTTGAAGTATCTTGGTGCTACAGTAGCAGTTGTGCTTATTATCGAGCCTTTCTTTTCTGGGGATCTCAGACCTGACACTTCCACCTTGGGAAGAGCTGAGATGTTGAGCAACCTAAGATATCATACAAGTGTTATAATATCTTTATTTCAGTCCCTGGGGACTCTTTCTATAAGTTCAAGACGGCTAAACCGGTTAAGGTGATTTCATTGACGTATTCATTGTTGGTGCATTTGGTCTTTCACAGATTTAGGTGTTATGACGCTTGAACCAGGCAGATGTTTTAATGCTACAGGATggtaaataataattaaataatttGTTATATGTAAcatattttttttgtcttttgtaTTTTCAGTGGTTATGCTGACCGCATTCATGAGCTAATGGTTGTCTCGAGGGAGTTAAGTGCACATGACAATAAAAGTGTTATTCAAAGAAATGGAAGCAGGAATTATATTTGTGAGGCTAATTACATTGAGTTCTCCGGCGTCAAGGTAATTGAAGTATTCTGCAATGTGCGCTCACTTTGTTACATTACTATTATGTATTATTTTCAGTGTTCTGATTATAAAGAAGCTGCTTTCAGGTAGTTACACCGACGGGCAATGTACTCGTGGATGATTTAACGCTTAGGGTTGAATCAGGATCTAACCTTTTAATTAcaggtaatattttattttgcagTTAGGATTTCAGTTGTTTGTGTTTTACATCTCTTAAATAAAATTTGATTGGTATCAGTAATTTAGTGTCTATTTATCTTTTGAGATGTTCGGTCGTTTTatgtgtttatttatttttatagttGTTCCTCGTATGACTTTACTATTACTATAGAAGTTAGAGAAAACTTACTATTTTCTGAATGTTGGAGAAGAACTAACTATTAAGATTCTCCTAGGTATATCTAGAACTTTCCCTTTATATGTTGCGATATGTTAAAGGAAAGATATTAAGCTTGATTTATCTTTTAATTTGGTCATTCCACGGTAGAAAATATAGGTCATATCGATGTCGTCCAGTAACTTGGTAAACTGTTATTTTAGCTATTTGAGTTGTACTAATCTATGGATCACAAGGCTTCTGCATCTGAAAGTTCATGGTACCATAATCATGGGTGTATTTGTTTTCTGACCAGCATTGATTCTTACCTTGAATTTGAATTATTAAATTTGTGTTTGCTCGTCATGTTTTTGCACTGCGAATTTATGTGCCTGTCTTTTTTGTGAAGGTCCAAATGGCAGCGGAAAAAGTTCCCTTTTCCGAGTTCTAGGAGGACTGTGGCCACTAGTATCTGGTTACATTGTAAAGCCTGGTGTTGGATCTAATCTTAATAAGGAGATTTTTTATGTGCCACAAAGACCGTATACAGCTGTAGGAACACTCCGTGATCAGCTAATTTATCCTCTTACAGCAAGTGGAGGGATTGAACTACTCACTCGTAGCGAGATGGCAGAGCTTTTGAAAAAtgtaatctctctctctctcacacacacacGCGTGTGTGTGTGTACGTGCACACTGTGTATAGGACTCTCCTTTTGACATGCTATCTTATCCTAAAGTAACTCCATTTGAGATCgtcttgatttatttttttctttgctaGGTTGACCTTGAGTATTTGTTAGATCGTTATCCTCCCGAAGAGGAGATAAACTGGGGTGATGAACTCTCTCTAGGTGAGCAGCAAAGATTAGGGATGGCCAGGCTATTTTACCATAAACCCAAGTTTGCTATTCTCGATGAATGCACAAGTGCTGTTACTACTGACATGGAAGAACGTTTCTGTGCTAAAGTTCGGGCTATGGGGACATCATGCATAACTATATCACACCGTCCTGCACTCGTTGCTTTTCATGATATTGTTTTGTCTCTGGATGGGGAAGGGGGCTGGAGAGTTCACCATAAGAGGTTTGATTTCTGGTTTCTCACATCTGTTCTTCATACTGTTCATGCAATTTCAATGCTAAACTACTTTTACGACTATAGGGATGATGAATCTTCGGAGATTACTGAAGTTGAGAGCAATATGATAAAGTCATCTGATAAGCACCGGCAAAGTGATGCCATGACTGTTCAACGAGCCTTTGCTCCCACTAAAAAGGTCTTAAGAGTTCACATTTCTTCTGAGCATGTAATTGATAATGTATTACTTGCACTGACATTGTTAATTCTCTTAGTGGCTGTTTTTGTGGTTCCTGTTTTTACCAGGATACTGCATTTACGGGTACCAAGGCACAATCCTATGTTCCAGAGGTATTGAGAAAATCTCCTGTTGTTGATCATGAGGTTCCATTGCCTGTGGTCCCCCAAATGAAGAACACTCCAAGGGCACTGCCATTAAGAGTTGCTGCAATGTTTAAAATATTGGTAAAGATCTAATGAACCTTTCCCATAACTTTTGTTCGTTGAAGGTTAGAGTCATTTAGTACGCTTTATTGATCCATCTTAGTTTTTGAGTTTATCCATAACACAATATCTAAATGTGTTGGGATAAGATAGGACTGCTCCAGATAATACCAGCTTACCTAAAGTTAAGCGGGCATCAAATCCTTTTGGTTTGGGTTCATCTGTGAGTCTTGAAGAAGCTCACACCACCTTTCTTCTTTATTAGAAAAAAATATGCAATAATATATGCAGCTTAAGCATGTAACTACTAAAATAGGTTCACACTTCTGCTTCTTCATCCTTTTCTTCTTTGTTGCGTTATCGTCATTTAAGTTTATAACTACTGCTACTCCTTCTGCTTGGGTTTCTCTTTTGCTGTTGATTTTGCTGCTTTATTGTCATAATTCAACTGCATTATAGTATTTGAATGCATGTATTGTAAAAGACCTGGCATGAAATAGTACAGGAGTGTTCTGTGTTCTCATGCCGTAAATTTAACCATTGCACACATGTTTTTTGTATTAACAGTCTTTATTTACTGCTGTAACTTGTCTGTCTTCAAATTTAAAAACTCGGTGTAGTTTACCATAGTATTATATTGACTGGATGTGGTATGACTTGGCTCTGGTTTTCTTTACTCTGCATCATTCTAGGTACCTGCATTGCTTGATAAACAGGGGGCTCAACTTTTTGCGGTAGCTTTACTT
This genomic stretch from Papaver somniferum cultivar HN1 chromosome 5, ASM357369v1, whole genome shotgun sequence harbors:
- the LOC113283390 gene encoding ABC transporter D family member 1-like; the encoded protein is MPSLQLLKLTEHGRNLLASRRKILAIATSVLVVGGTTAYMQSRSRVRCSEDDSFGRTTKTVVDKKRSNEVDQNGKVVKKTVKKGRLRSLKVLAAILLSHMGKLGAKDLLTLVAIVALRTTLSNRLAKVQGFLFRAAFLRRIPAFLRLILENLLLCFLQSTLLSTSKYITGSLSLRFRKILTEITHAHYFENMAYYKISHVDGRITNPEQRIASDIPRFCSELSDLVHEDLIAVTDGLLYSWRLCSYASPKYILWILAYVTGVGGLIVNISPSFGKLMSKEQQLEGDYRQLHSRLRTHAESIAFYGGENREESHIQQKFKNLVKHMKLVLHDHWWFGMIQDFLLKYLGATVAVVLIIEPFFSGDLRPDTSTLGRAEMLSNLRYHTSVIISLFQSLGTLSISSRRLNRLSGYADRIHELMVVSRELSAHDNKSVIQRNGSRNYICEANYIEFSGVKVVTPTGNVLVDDLTLRVESGSNLLITGPNGSGKSSLFRVLGGLWPLVSGYIVKPGVGSNLNKEIFYVPQRPYTAVGTLRDQLIYPLTASGGIELLTRSEMAELLKNVDLEYLLDRYPPEEEINWGDELSLGEQQRLGMARLFYHKPKFAILDECTSAVTTDMEERFCAKVRAMGTSCITISHRPALVAFHDIVLSLDGEGGWRVHHKRDDESSEITEVESNMIKSSDKHRQSDAMTVQRAFAPTKKDTAFTGTKAQSYVPEVLRKSPVVDHEVPLPVVPQMKNTPRALPLRVAAMFKILVPALLDKQGAQLFAVALLVISRTWISDRIASLNGTSVKYVLEQDKAAFIRLTGISVLQSAASSVVAPSLRYLTARLALGWRIRLTQHLLKNYLRKNAFYKVFNMSGENVDADQRITHDVEKLTSDLASLVTGMVKPSVDILWFTWRMKLLTGQRGVAILYAYMLLGLGFLRSVTPEFGDLASREQQLEGTFRFMHSRLRTHAESVAFFGGGSREKAMVNAKFKDLLNHSKLLLKKKWLFGILDDFVTKQLPHNVTWGLSLLYAMDHKGDRALTSTQGELAHALRFLASVVSQSFLAFGDILELNRKFVELSGGINRIFELEELLEASQKEVSLPNTASSLEMSEATVEDEISFSEVDIKTPGQKLLARKLTCDITPGKSLLLTGPNGSGKSSVFRVLHGLWPVVSGNLTKPRQIVNERNGSSCGVFYVPQRPYTCLGTLRDQIIYPLSYEEAVLKALQMSQRGEKPEDGTDVLNERLRSILENVRLVYLLEREEGGWDADLNWEDILSLGEQQRLGMARLFFHNPKFGILDECTNATSIDVEEHLYRVATDMGITVVTSSQRPALIPFHSMELRLIDGEGKWELRLIKH